A section of the Triticum dicoccoides isolate Atlit2015 ecotype Zavitan chromosome 7A, WEW_v2.0, whole genome shotgun sequence genome encodes:
- the LOC119329224 gene encoding dipeptidyl peptidase family member 6-like, whose protein sequence is MATLLASILPAACSTSAPVLLLRAFPRLRLRRPLASPPRMSSSSAAASPAPADAAGGERPTAAPFGSWRSPITADVVSGASKRLGDIALAGDGRLLWIEGRPEEKGRMVIVKEDDKPADIIPQEFAARTLAQEYGGGAFAVQDSVVVFSNYKDQRLYKQPIGTGSLPVPLTPDYGAPDVSYADGVFDPHFSRYITVMEDRRTSSLNPATTIVSINLSNGDVHEPKVLISGNDFYASPRIDPTKKRMAWIEWGHPNMPWDKSELWVGYFSESGDLTERVCVAGSNPMLVESPAEPKWSPKGELFFVTDRGSGFWNIYKWVEHTNEVVPMHALDAEFTRPLWVFGINSYNFLGKSNHIVFTYRQLGKSYIGVLDCDSGSVSLLDIPFSDLSNVVTGNDYFYIEGASGSIPTSIAKVTLDGNKTKVISFSIVWSSSPDVMQYRSFFSTPEFIEFPTSSPEQKAYAYFYPPLNPMFEGLPDEKPPLLVKTHGGPTAETRGVLDLSVQYWTSRGWAFLDVNYGGSTGYGREYRERLLKKWGIVDVDDCCSCARFLVENGKVDEQRLCITGRSAGGYTTLASLAFRDTFKAGASLYGIGDITLLRAETHKFESRYMDNLVGSEGAYYERSPINFVNKFTCPVILFQGLDDKVVPPDQARKIYKALKESGLPVALVEYEGEQHGFRKAENIKFTLEQQMVFFARTVGKFEVADDITPIKIENFD, encoded by the exons ATGGCGACACTTCTCGCCTCCATCTTACCCGCAGCCTGCTCCACCTCCGCCCCGGTGCTCCTCCTCCGTGCCTtcccccgcctccgcctccgccgccccctcgcctcgccgccccgcatgtcctcctcctccgccgccgcctctcccgcgCCGGCAGACGCCGCGGGAGGGGAGAGGCCCACGGCGGCGCCGTTCGGGTCCTGGAGGTCGCCCATCACCGCGGACGTCGTCTCCGGCGCCTCCAAGCGCCTCGGGGACATCGCCCTCGCCGGAGACGGCCGCCTGCTATGGATCGAGGGTCGCCCCGAGGAGAAAGG GCGCATGGTTATTGTAAAGGAGGATGACAAGCCTGCGGATATCATACCTCAGGAATTTGCAGCACGCACTCTGGCTCAAGAATATGGAGGCGGTGCATTTGCTGTCCAAGATAGTGTTGTTGTTTTCTCAAACTACAAGGATCAACGCCTGTACAAACAACCAATCGGAA CTGGTAGTCTGCCTGTGCCTCTTACACCCGATTATGGTGCACCTGATGTCAGTTATGCTGATGGTGTCTTTGACCCACACTTCAGCCGTTATATTACTGTGATGGAAG ACCGGCGAACGAGTAGCTTGAATCCCGCTACAACAATTGTGTCTATAAACTTAAGCAATGGTGATGTCCATG AACCGAAGGTGCTGATCAGTGGGAATGACTTCTATGCTTCTCCTCGAATTGATCCAACTAAAAAGAGGATGGCATGGATTGAGTGGGGTCACCCAAACATGCCATGGGATAAATCAGAACTCTGGGTTGGCTACTTCTCTGAAAGCGG AGACTTGACCGAACGGGTCTGTGTTGCTGGAAGCAATCCGATGTTGGTGGAATCCCCTGCTGAGCCTAAATGGTCACCAAAAG GAGAACTGTTTTTCGTAACTGACAGAGGGAGCGGATTCTGGAACATTTATAAATGG GTTGAACACACCAATGAGGTTGTTCCGATGCACGCATTAGATGCTGAGTTCACAAGACCATTGTGGGTTTTTGGCATCAACTCTTACAATTTTCTAGGAAAAAGCAATCACATCGTTTTCACTTACAG GCAGCTCGGAAAATCATATATTGGTGTTCTAGATTGTGATTCAGGTTCTGTTTCGTTGCTCGACATCCCTTTCTCCGATTTGTCCAATGTT GTTACTGGAAATGATTACTTCTATATTGAAGGTGCATCTGGAAGCATCCCCACGTCAATTGCAAAG GTTACTCTGGATGGGAACAAAACAAAAGTAATTAGTTTCTCAATAGTCTGGTCCTCCTCACCAGATGTTATGCAGTATAGATCTTTTTTCAGCACCCCAGAATTTATCGAGTTCCCGACATCCAGCCCTGAGCAGAAGGCTTATGCCTACTTCTACCCACCGTTGAATCCCATGTTTGAAGGTTTACCAGATGAAAAGCCTCCATTGCTTGTCAAAACACATG GAGGACCTACAGCTGAAACACGTGGAGTTTTAGACCTTAGTGTCCAGTATTGGACAAGTCGAGGGTGGGCATTTCTTGATGTTAACTACGGAGGAAGCACCG GTTATGGGAGAGAGTATCGAGAGAGATTATTAAAGAAATGGGGTATTGTTGATGTTGATGATTGTTGCAGCTGTGCAAGATTCCTG GTGGAGAATGGGAAAGTAGATGAACAGCGCCTTTGTATAACTGGGAGATCAGCAGGCGGATACACTACTTTAGCTTCACTCGCATTCAGAGATACATTCAAGGCTGGAGCATCTTTGTATGGT ATTGGTGATATAACTTTGCTGAGGGCAGAGACACACAAATTTGAGTCCCGTTATATGGACAATCTTGTTG GAAGTGAAGGAGCTTACTATGAAAGATCACCAATCAACTTTGTCAATAAATTTACATGCCCAGTTATTCTGTTTCAAGGGTTGGATGATAAG GTCGTGCCACCAGACCAGGCGCGTAAAATATACAAGGCCTTGAAAGAAAGTGGTCTGCCTGTTGCTTTGGTTGAATACGAAGGGGAGCAGCATGGGTTCCGCAAG GCCGAAAACATCAAGTTCACCTTGGAGCAGCAGATGGTGTTTTTTGCTCGAACGGTCGGGAAATTTGAGGTGGCAGATGATATAACTCCGATCAAGATTGAGAACTTTGACTGA